One genomic segment of Peromyscus leucopus breed LL Stock chromosome 23, UCI_PerLeu_2.1, whole genome shotgun sequence includes these proteins:
- the LOC114689230 gene encoding glycosyltransferase 1 domain-containing protein 1-like, translated as MGIFESLLLWDRGFPAPLPAPTSVFKSTCYWKIFVQSQGIATIPNANFNWNTFLQQSEIDQSADNLYVFLVICGLRPVKDPLYLVDAFSEWHQEEPNVYMVIVGPEVSPCAVNAYLMAAFSY; from the exons ATGGGCATCTTCGAGTCCCTCTTGCTATGGGACAGAGGatttcctgcccctctcccagcGCCCACCTCTGTGTTCAAAT CCACATGCTACTGGAAGATCTTTGTCCAGAGTCAag GAATTGCAACGATACCAAATGCCAACTTTAACTGGAACACCTTCCTCCAGCAATCAG AGATTGACCAAAGTGCAGACAACCTATATGTATTCCTGGTAATATGCGGACTCAGGCCTGTAAAGGATCCTCTGTACTTGGTAGACGCGTTCTCAG aaTGGCATCAAGAAGAGCCCAATGTTTACATGGTGATTGTAGGTCCTGAGGTGAGTCCATGTGCTGTGAATGCCTACCTGATGGCTGCTTTTTcctactga